A section of the Citrus sinensis cultivar Valencia sweet orange chromosome 8, DVS_A1.0, whole genome shotgun sequence genome encodes:
- the LOC102607194 gene encoding uncharacterized protein LOC102607194, with protein sequence MAASNLCPVFAYTVIYVTDVAKSVAFYAKAFDYTVRTLDHSHRWGELESGQTTKAFTRLHQHETDELTGSVQTPSSPQRQPIEVCFAYADVDAAYKRAVENGAVPVSEPEDKEWGATYKHRNKGNG encoded by the exons ATGGCAGCATCAAATCTATGTCCAGTGTTTGCCTACACAGTTATCTATGTCACGGACGTGGCCAAATCTGTAGCTTTCTACGCCAAAGCCTTTGATTACACTGTACGCACCTTAGATCATTCTCACAG ATGGGGAGAGCTGGAGAGTGGACAGACGACGAAAGCGTTCACGCGATTGCACCAGCACGAGACCGATGAATTGACCGGTTCGGTTCAGACTCCATCCAGCCCTCAAAGACAGCCGATCGAGGTTTGTTTTGCTTATGCAGACGTTGATGCTGCCTACAAG AGGGCAGTGGAGAACGGTGCGGTGCCGGTGAGCGAGCCGGAGGATAAAGAATGGGGAGCTACGTACAAGCATCGAAATAAGGGGAATGGATGA
- the LOC102607489 gene encoding ubiquitin-conjugating enzyme E2 7 produces MAASQASLLLQKQLKDLCKNPVAGFSAGLVDETNIFEWSVTIIGPPDTLYEGGFFNAIMSFPSNYPNSPPTVKFTTEIWHPNVYPDGRVCISILHPPGDDPNGYELASERWMPVHTVESIVLSIISMLSSPNDESPANVEAAKEWRDRRDDFKKKVGRCVRRSQEML; encoded by the exons ATGGCGGCATCTCAGGCAAGTCTCCTCTTGCAAAAACAACTAAAAG ATCTTTGTAAGAACCCTGTTGCTGGGTTTTCTGCCGGGTTGGTGGATGAGACAAATATCTTTGAATGGAGTGTTACAATTATTGGACCACCTGATACTCTTTa TGAGGGGGGATTTTTCAATGCCATTATGAGCTTTCCATCAAACTACCCTAATAGCCCACCTACAGTGAAGTTTACAACAGAGATTTGGCATCCTAATG TCTATCCGGATGGGCGTGTCTGCATATCAATCCTTCATCCTCCAGGTGACGACCCTAATGGATATGAGCTTGCAAGTGAGCGCTGGATGCCTGTTCATACT GTTGAAAGTATCGTTTTGAGTATCATATCAATGCTTTCCAGTCCTAATGATGAATCTCCTGCAAATGTCGAAGCTGCA AAAGAATGGAGAGACAGGAGAGATGACTTCAAGAAGAAAGTAGGCCGCTGTGTGAGAAGATCACAAGAAATGTTGTAA
- the LOC102607779 gene encoding osmotin-like protein, translated as MASTSPIFISATILLLLSSYAKASFILTLVNNCPFPVWPAIQPNAGHPVLERGGFYLHSLTHRSFPAPAQHWSGRIWARTGCTYAHGKFSCVTGDCGHRLECNGLGGATPATLAQFSLHHGHNDLSSYGVSLVDGFNVPMTVTPHEGKGVCPVVGCRADLLATCPQNLQVRSPPGHGRVVACKSGCEAFGTDELCCRNHYNSPQTCRASSFSEFFKHACPATMTYAHDSPSLMHDCSSPRELKVIFCH; from the coding sequence ATGGCCTCAACTTCGCCCATTTTCATTTCAGCAACTATCCTTCTTCTCCTCAGCTCCTACGCCAAAGCAAGCTTCATACTGACCCTAGTCAACAACTGCCCCTTCCCCGTCTGGCCGGCCATCCAGCCCAACGCCGGCCACCCAGTCCTCGAACGTGGCGGCTTCTATCTCCATAGCCTCACCCACCGCTCCTTCCCCGCTCCGGCCCAGCACTGGTCGGGCCGGATCTGGGCCAGAACCGGCTGCACCTACGCCCACGGCAAATTCTCCTGCGTCACGGGCGACTGCGGCCACCGCTTGGAATGCAACGGACTCGGCGGGGCGACTCCAGCCACCCTGGCCCAGTTCAGCCTCCACCACGGCCACAACGACCTCTCCTCCTACGGCGTCTCTCTAGTCGACGGCTTCAACGTCCCCATGACTGTCACCCCGCACGAGGGCAAGGGCGTCTGTCCGGTAGTGGGTTGTCGCGCTGACCTGCTAGCCACGTGTCCTCAGAACCTGCAGGTGAGGTCACCGCCGGGTCACGGCCGCGTGGTGGCATGTAAGAGTGGGTGTGAGGCGTTTGGTACGGACGAGCTGTGTTGTAGGAACCATTACAACAGTCCGCAGACATGCCGGGCTTCGAGCTTTTCGGAGTTCTTCAAGCACGCTTGTCCAGCCACGATGACTTATGCCCATGACAGCCCTTCGCTCATGCATGACTGCTCCTCGCCACGTGAGCTAAAAGTTATTTTCTGTCACTAG